A DNA window from Halomicrobium mukohataei DSM 12286 contains the following coding sequences:
- a CDS encoding type II/IV secretion system ATPase subunit codes for MLTEGEGETSAPTVPAPVTPDDPNAWYAPDVRDQDEIHPGVVVTVTETAAGFEYDLRDPLLSVDDADALATVEEYFADAHVDRPRTREGAIERVESGLDEKHQRVIDRLVDCSPASRRRLDYHALCSLACLGELTPYALDDRIDVADLGSGSVRVHTDDFAPAETDLDPDTEFLDRFASERLEQHTVTFHEFEIPVIVYRENVLGDDPFTTKYAVREPDQLPGDEELIEACKTRVWEASIDGVLEDEVAFVRDRARTLLSRQLTIRNTRAWFDAARYRLRTALAEYDLTVPPVDRRFADDRLEDLLYYVLRDLVGYGKLTVPVRDPTLEDIEANRVDERIKVVPRLDVGHNERVPTNLCFESERAFVNVVTKLAADDGTELNASTPSAKVNLSPEGVEETIRCAVALPTISEDGPHISIRKQSPDPMTPVDLIERDALPTELVALLWLLYEHHGVVLFCGPTGVGKTTLMNAHMPFIPYRDRPISIDEGSREVFIPHETGVSLTTRDHERDHRRVTMADLMTECNYLNPDVEVIAEVNTAASFETFAETLNTGHGLLGTTHAEDVETLVNRVVEQGLPPYLLQEIDLLVFPKRVGEDRFVGEVVEIVDETTYRALDRDADRCGVVRKADATVYWNTVCTRDRNGEFELAGLVGEGSDPIHAFERLADQTDQTVDGVEAMFERRHRYVQYLVQEGITDADELFALLADLKTDEAATVERLHRQRADEPTVRGEEIDGD; via the coding sequence CCGACGGTCCCGGCACCCGTCACGCCGGACGACCCGAACGCGTGGTACGCACCCGACGTTCGCGATCAGGACGAGATCCACCCCGGCGTCGTCGTCACCGTCACCGAGACGGCGGCCGGATTCGAGTACGACCTTCGGGACCCGCTGCTGTCGGTCGACGACGCCGACGCGCTCGCGACCGTCGAGGAGTACTTCGCCGACGCGCACGTAGATCGGCCGCGCACGCGCGAGGGAGCGATCGAACGCGTCGAGTCGGGGCTCGACGAGAAACACCAGCGGGTGATCGACCGTCTCGTCGACTGCTCGCCCGCGTCCAGACGACGACTCGACTACCACGCGCTGTGCTCGCTGGCCTGCCTGGGTGAGTTGACGCCCTACGCGCTGGACGACCGCATCGACGTGGCCGATCTGGGTTCGGGGTCCGTGCGCGTCCACACCGACGATTTCGCCCCCGCAGAGACCGATCTCGATCCGGACACGGAGTTTCTGGACCGCTTTGCCAGCGAGCGGCTCGAACAACACACTGTCACCTTCCACGAGTTCGAGATCCCCGTGATCGTCTACCGGGAGAACGTCCTGGGCGACGATCCGTTCACCACGAAGTACGCGGTCCGCGAACCTGACCAGCTGCCGGGCGACGAAGAGCTCATCGAGGCCTGCAAGACGCGCGTCTGGGAGGCCAGCATCGACGGGGTGCTCGAAGACGAGGTCGCGTTCGTCCGCGACCGGGCTCGGACGCTCCTCTCGCGACAGCTGACCATCCGCAACACGCGGGCCTGGTTCGACGCGGCGCGGTACCGGCTCCGGACGGCGCTGGCGGAGTACGACCTGACGGTGCCGCCGGTCGACCGTCGCTTTGCCGACGACCGGCTGGAGGACCTGCTGTACTACGTGCTGCGTGACCTCGTGGGGTACGGGAAGCTGACGGTCCCGGTCCGGGACCCGACGCTGGAGGACATCGAGGCCAACAGGGTCGACGAGCGGATCAAGGTCGTCCCGCGGCTGGACGTGGGCCACAACGAACGCGTCCCGACGAACCTCTGCTTCGAGAGCGAACGGGCGTTCGTCAACGTCGTGACCAAGCTCGCGGCCGACGACGGCACCGAACTCAACGCCTCGACGCCGAGCGCGAAGGTGAACCTCAGCCCCGAGGGCGTCGAGGAGACGATCCGGTGTGCCGTTGCACTCCCGACGATCAGCGAGGACGGCCCACACATCTCCATCCGGAAGCAGTCGCCCGATCCGATGACCCCCGTCGACCTGATCGAACGGGACGCCCTCCCGACGGAACTGGTCGCACTGCTGTGGCTGTTGTACGAGCACCACGGCGTCGTGCTGTTCTGTGGGCCGACCGGCGTCGGCAAGACGACGCTGATGAACGCCCACATGCCGTTCATCCCCTATCGTGATCGCCCGATCTCGATCGACGAGGGGTCCCGAGAGGTGTTCATCCCACACGAGACCGGCGTCTCGCTGACGACCAGAGACCACGAGCGGGACCACCGCCGCGTGACGATGGCCGACCTGATGACCGAGTGCAACTACCTGAACCCGGACGTGGAGGTCATCGCCGAGGTCAACACGGCAGCGAGCTTCGAGACGTTCGCCGAGACGCTGAACACGGGCCACGGGCTGCTCGGGACGACTCACGCCGAGGACGTGGAGACGCTGGTCAACCGCGTCGTCGAACAGGGCCTGCCCCCCTACCTCCTCCAGGAGATCGATCTCCTCGTGTTCCCGAAGCGAGTGGGCGAGGACCGCTTCGTGGGAGAGGTCGTCGAGATCGTCGACGAGACCACCTACCGAGCGCTCGATCGGGACGCCGACCGCTGTGGCGTCGTCCGGAAGGCCGACGCCACGGTGTACTGGAACACCGTCTGCACACGCGATCGAAACGGCGAGTTCGAACTCGCGGGGCTGGTCGGCGAAGGGAGCGATCCGATCCACGCCTTCGAGCGGCTGGCCGACCAGACCGACCAGACGGTCGACGGCGTCGAAGCCATGTTCGAACGCCGACACCGCTACGTCCAGTATCTCGTACAGGAGGGGATCACCGACGCCGACGAGCTGTTCGCGCTGCTTGCGGACCTCAAGACCGACGAGGCGGCGACGGTCGAGCGGCTACACCGCCAACGGGCCGACGAACCGACGGTCCGCGGGGAGGAGATCGATGGCGACTGA